Within Dehalococcoidia bacterium, the genomic segment GGAGCGTGACGAGATAGTCTGTCTCGTTGTGGAGGACGAGCCGGCCATCCTGAGGCTGGTGACCCTGGTGCTACAGGACCTGGGCTTCCAAGTGATGGTCGCCTCCGATGCCGAAACGGCCCTGGAGATGGTGTCCCGGCAGAGACCAGACATTCTGCTGGCCGATGTGGAGCTGCCTGGGATGAACGGCATCGAGCTGGCCCGCCGGTTGAAGCTGGACCAGTCGCTGGCCCACATGCCCGTGCTCCTCATGAGCGCCTACGGCGAGCCTCCCGATCACCGCGGCGATGGCTTCCTCCCCAAGCCGTTCACCCCTGAAGAGCTGACGGAGTTCCTGCGGGGATATCTGGCCTCCTAGCCTGACTGCCAGCCATTGCAAGCCCCGCGCAACCGTTTAGACCACCCCTGT encodes:
- a CDS encoding response regulator, which translates into the protein MLGSPSQRRQAAPGGLEERDEIVCLVVEDEPAILRLVTLVLQDLGFQVMVASDAETALEMVSRQRPDILLADVELPGMNGIELARRLKLDQSLAHMPVLLMSAYGEPPDHRGDGFLPKPFTPEELTEFLRGYLAS